A portion of the uncultured Fretibacterium sp. genome contains these proteins:
- a CDS encoding HAD-IA family hydrolase: protein MLETIAPPFWHPAVKGAFILDWDGVLADTKLDFSALRQRYFGGRIVPLIEAAEAFPPPVREEIRDEVRRVEMEGADRAVPVPGAHEFIAWLRDCGKPWAVVSRNCRDSILLAAERCGIELPPVLLSREDPAVKPEPEALFLAAERLGVAPDDCVMVGDFIYDMLGARRAAVRCVLAGRDNVEWGGLADAAYPTLRGFLAALKAPSLLVPWEYRSLAAERGEDYLRAVNRRLWILPEAGTLHQALRLARRGVVYLSVPKDARLRMEDWEDSSLPPRLIDRPLPEVLREVLVPRWPCVRVLTETDPAPARLSPVTVPDLSDADPDAFLSDMSGSDLPS from the coding sequence ATGCTCGAGACAATCGCTCCGCCCTTCTGGCACCCCGCGGTCAAGGGGGCCTTCATACTCGACTGGGATGGGGTCCTGGCCGACACGAAACTGGACTTCTCGGCCCTGCGGCAGAGGTACTTCGGGGGCAGGATCGTCCCCCTGATCGAGGCGGCGGAAGCCTTTCCGCCCCCTGTCCGGGAGGAGATCAGGGACGAGGTCCGGCGCGTCGAGATGGAGGGCGCGGACAGGGCTGTCCCGGTCCCCGGCGCGCACGAGTTCATCGCCTGGCTGAGGGACTGCGGTAAACCCTGGGCCGTCGTCTCGCGGAACTGCCGGGACTCCATCCTGCTGGCGGCTGAGCGGTGCGGGATCGAGCTTCCTCCCGTCCTGCTCAGCCGGGAGGACCCCGCCGTCAAGCCCGAGCCCGAGGCGCTGTTCCTGGCGGCCGAACGCCTGGGTGTCGCCCCGGACGACTGCGTCATGGTGGGGGACTTCATCTACGACATGCTCGGCGCGCGGCGCGCGGCGGTCCGCTGCGTGCTGGCCGGACGGGACAACGTGGAGTGGGGTGGCCTTGCCGACGCGGCCTACCCCACGCTCCGCGGTTTCCTGGCGGCCCTGAAGGCCCCCTCGCTCCTCGTCCCCTGGGAGTACCGCAGCCTCGCTGCGGAGAGAGGAGAGGACTACCTCCGCGCCGTGAACCGGCGCCTGTGGATTCTGCCGGAGGCGGGCACGCTCCACCAGGCCCTCCGATTGGCGCGGCGGGGCGTGGTCTATCTGTCCGTCCCGAAGGATGCCCGGCTCCGAATGGAGGACTGGGAGGACTCGAGCCTTCCGCCCCGCCTGATCGACCGTCCCCTCCCGGAGGTCCTGAGGGAGGTCCTGGTCCCGCGCTGGCCCTGCGTGCGGGTCCTGACCGAAACGGACCCCGCACCGGCGAGGCTGTCGCCCGTCACGGTTCCCGACCTCTCGGACGCCGATCCGGACGCCTTTCTGTCCGACATGTCGGGCAGCGACCTTCCGTCATGA
- a CDS encoding ATP-binding protein, producing MTEQELQALAGKVQERRSEERTLEVKAAHSGCPQKLYGTLSAFSNQDEGGILLFGLDESSDFAAVGVYNAQDLQKRVTEQCKQMTPALRPLFTVARYQEKTIVSAEIPALDLSERPCFYSGVGRLKGSYVRVGEADEPMSEYEIYSYEAYRKKYQDDIRTVPQAAMETIQGKALKDYVAKASRDNPNLARLKPEEKHELLSLTRGGLPTLTCTLLFSLYPQAFFPQYTIQATVVPGDTMGEVDVDGARFTDNRRIEGTLPEMLERALDFCQKNMGLRTVVDPGTGERKDRPDYPLIALREAILNALIHRDYSLHTQGIPIGMTFYRDRWELRSPGGLYGRLTIDEIGKVQPDTRNPILARAMETLSLVENRYSGIPTIRRELREASLREPVFRSVRGEFQVIFFKTLAVPDTGTSSDSGQITEGWATDLAAFCSTPRSREEIAERLGLKSWHYVKKFYLDPLLASGVLKMTIPEKPKSRNQRYHSRSSR from the coding sequence ATGACGGAGCAGGAATTGCAGGCACTCGCAGGAAAAGTTCAGGAGCGGCGTTCGGAGGAGCGAACCCTCGAGGTCAAGGCAGCACATTCGGGGTGTCCTCAGAAACTATATGGCACGCTGTCCGCCTTCTCCAACCAGGACGAGGGGGGTATTCTGCTCTTTGGCCTGGACGAGTCGTCGGATTTTGCGGCGGTAGGCGTCTACAATGCCCAGGATCTGCAAAAACGTGTGACCGAACAGTGCAAACAGATGACCCCTGCCCTGCGCCCCCTGTTCACGGTCGCCCGCTATCAGGAAAAAACCATCGTCTCCGCAGAGATCCCTGCCCTGGACCTCTCCGAACGACCGTGTTTCTATTCCGGAGTCGGAAGGTTGAAGGGTTCCTATGTCCGGGTCGGCGAGGCGGACGAACCGATGAGCGAGTACGAGATTTACAGCTACGAGGCCTACCGCAAAAAATATCAAGACGACATCCGTACCGTTCCCCAGGCCGCAATGGAGACAATTCAAGGCAAAGCTCTCAAGGACTATGTCGCAAAAGCGTCACGGGATAATCCCAATCTCGCGCGCCTGAAGCCCGAGGAAAAACACGAGCTGCTAAGCCTGACGCGCGGCGGGCTCCCCACCTTGACCTGTACCTTGCTCTTTTCCCTGTACCCGCAAGCCTTCTTTCCGCAATATACGATCCAGGCAACGGTCGTGCCGGGCGACACGATGGGGGAGGTCGATGTGGACGGAGCGCGTTTTACGGACAACCGGCGCATCGAGGGGACTTTGCCGGAGATGCTCGAGAGAGCGTTGGATTTTTGCCAAAAGAACATGGGACTCAGAACAGTGGTGGATCCGGGGACGGGAGAGAGAAAGGACAGGCCGGATTATCCGCTTATAGCACTCCGTGAGGCCATCCTCAACGCCCTGATTCACAGGGACTACAGTCTGCACACCCAGGGGATTCCGATCGGGATGACGTTTTATCGGGATCGCTGGGAGCTGCGGAGCCCCGGAGGGCTGTACGGCAGATTGACGATCGACGAGATCGGAAAAGTTCAGCCCGACACCCGAAACCCTATCCTGGCTCGGGCGATGGAGACGCTGTCCCTCGTCGAAAACCGCTATTCCGGGATCCCCACGATTCGAAGAGAGCTCCGAGAGGCGAGCCTGAGGGAGCCGGTCTTTCGGAGCGTCAGGGGAGAGTTTCAGGTCATCTTCTTCAAAACGCTCGCAGTTCCGGACACAGGGACAAGCTCGGATTCCGGACAGATAACGGAGGGCTGGGCGACGGACCTGGCCGCTTTTTGCTCGACTCCCCGTTCCCGGGAGGAGATCGCGGAGCGCCTTGGGCTGAAGTCGTGGCATTACGTCAAAAAATTTTATCTCGATCCCCTGTTGGCTTCAGGAGTGCTGAAAATGACGATTCCCGAAAAGCCCAAGAGCAGAAATCAAAGATATCATTCCCGCAGTTCGAGGTAA
- the murJ gene encoding murein biosynthesis integral membrane protein MurJ has translation MQGSSRMVRHAMLMMAGTLVSRVLGLAREVLVAAFFGATRSLDAFNVAYTLANLARQLVAEGALSAAFVPVFSQALQESRERALSLGRQAMTVLIAASGLVALAGICLAPVLTHIMAPGFDAETAALATGLTRWMFPFLILISLAALTMGALNSMGSFFMPALAPALSNLTFIAAAPFLAARWGVYGLSTAVLCGGAVHFVSQWLWGFRLGAPLLPGRPNLGDPDLRRMMALFLPYAAGLSLNQVNPVISRMLGSFLQEGTISVLNYANRILQLPLGLFVIAVSQAVLPQLSRAREPEDFAETLRHALRFTLFIVLPASAGLILISRPFVHLVFVRGAFGEGAWEATAICLSLGMLGLPGMACSTVVMRGLYALSLPRAAFATTLFSVASTALLSLFLMPMGYAGLALAPSVAFTLSGLVGLGYVRRRLGRPLGVLTGGWTSRIAASLALLILVTAAYGYFLPYVPAASLGRRALWCLGVILAGTAAYASATLALRCEEWLWIREAVGRRKENA, from the coding sequence GTGCAGGGATCTTCCCGTATGGTGCGCCACGCCATGCTGATGATGGCGGGAACGCTGGTGAGCCGGGTGTTGGGCCTGGCCCGAGAGGTTCTCGTCGCCGCCTTCTTCGGCGCGACGCGGAGCCTCGATGCCTTCAACGTCGCCTACACGCTGGCCAACCTGGCCCGGCAGCTCGTGGCGGAGGGGGCCCTGTCGGCGGCGTTCGTCCCCGTCTTCTCCCAGGCGCTCCAGGAGAGCCGGGAGCGCGCCCTCTCCCTGGGGCGGCAGGCCATGACCGTCCTGATCGCGGCCTCGGGGCTCGTGGCACTTGCCGGCATCTGTCTGGCGCCGGTCCTGACGCATATCATGGCACCCGGGTTCGATGCGGAGACCGCGGCGCTCGCCACCGGGCTGACGCGCTGGATGTTTCCCTTCCTGATCCTCATCTCCCTGGCCGCCCTGACGATGGGCGCGCTGAACAGCATGGGGTCCTTCTTCATGCCCGCCCTGGCCCCCGCGCTCAGCAACCTGACCTTCATCGCCGCCGCACCGTTCCTCGCCGCCCGGTGGGGCGTCTACGGTCTGTCCACCGCCGTGCTCTGCGGCGGGGCGGTGCACTTCGTGAGCCAGTGGCTCTGGGGCTTCCGCCTCGGCGCCCCTCTGCTGCCGGGGCGTCCGAACCTTGGGGACCCCGACCTGCGCCGGATGATGGCCCTGTTCCTCCCCTACGCCGCCGGCCTCTCCCTGAACCAGGTCAACCCCGTGATCAGCAGGATGCTGGGCTCCTTCCTCCAGGAGGGGACCATCTCGGTGCTGAACTACGCCAACCGCATCCTCCAGCTCCCCCTGGGCCTGTTCGTCATCGCCGTCTCGCAGGCCGTGTTGCCCCAGCTCTCCCGGGCCCGAGAGCCGGAGGACTTCGCCGAGACGCTGCGGCATGCGCTTCGCTTCACGCTCTTCATCGTGCTCCCGGCCTCGGCGGGGCTCATCCTGATCTCCCGCCCCTTCGTGCACCTGGTCTTCGTTCGGGGCGCATTCGGCGAGGGCGCCTGGGAGGCTACCGCGATATGTCTGAGCCTCGGGATGCTGGGGCTGCCGGGCATGGCCTGCTCCACCGTCGTCATGCGGGGGCTCTACGCCCTGTCCCTCCCGCGCGCCGCCTTCGCGACCACGCTGTTCAGCGTGGCATCCACCGCGCTTTTGTCCCTGTTCCTCATGCCGATGGGCTACGCCGGGCTGGCGCTGGCCCCGAGCGTCGCCTTCACGCTCTCCGGCCTGGTGGGGCTGGGATACGTCCGCAGGAGGCTTGGGCGTCCCCTGGGCGTCCTCACGGGAGGCTGGACGTCCAGGATCGCAGCCTCGCTCGCCCTGCTGATCCTCGTCACGGCCGCGTACGGATATTTCCTGCCCTACGTCCCGGCCGCCTCCCTCGGCCGCCGCGCGCTGTGGTGCCTTGGCGTCATCCTCGCCGGGACGGCGGCCTACGCGTCGGCGACGCTGGCCCTGCGCTGCGAGGAGTGGCTGTGGATCCGCGAGGCCGTCGGCCGACGAAAGGAGAACGCTTGA
- the tsaD gene encoding tRNA (adenosine(37)-N6)-threonylcarbamoyltransferase complex transferase subunit TsaD, which translates to MNTGPLDAEALTLGIETSCDDTGVALIRGERTVVAELLSSQIRDHSRFGGVVPEFAARKHLENLLPLVDAVLETANVSGRDLGLIAVTRGPGLMGSLMVGVQAARALSQAWDVPVIGVNHLEGHLFAPMVDTEDLRPPFLSLIVSGGHTEIIRVDALGRYTVLGGTRDDAAGEAYDKAARVMGLPYPGGPEIDRLARDGNPHAFDLPVPLRNTKEIEFSFSGLKTALLWQVKRLEAEGREPPLPDLCASFRRAVTDALISKVSLAVRRTGIRRVAVSGGVAANSALRAAMTGSREARQWTAWLPKPSRCTDNAVMIAAAGRSAWDRGVRSPSDLTPDPSLALGETAAQGLHRTDSPTSRTSEAKTALRGRQRERSKEAGS; encoded by the coding sequence ATGAATACGGGGCCGCTCGACGCGGAGGCGCTGACGCTGGGCATCGAGACGAGCTGCGACGACACGGGCGTCGCCCTGATCCGTGGGGAGCGCACCGTCGTTGCCGAGCTGCTATCCAGCCAGATACGGGACCATTCCCGATTCGGCGGCGTGGTCCCGGAGTTCGCGGCGCGCAAGCATCTGGAGAATCTGCTGCCCCTCGTCGACGCCGTCCTGGAGACGGCGAACGTATCGGGCAGGGACCTGGGCCTGATCGCCGTCACCCGGGGGCCAGGGCTGATGGGGTCCCTGATGGTTGGCGTCCAGGCCGCCCGGGCGCTCTCCCAGGCGTGGGACGTCCCCGTGATCGGGGTCAACCATCTGGAGGGACACCTCTTCGCCCCCATGGTCGATACGGAGGATCTGCGTCCGCCCTTTCTGTCCCTGATCGTATCCGGAGGGCACACGGAGATTATACGGGTCGATGCCCTGGGGCGCTATACGGTGCTGGGAGGGACGCGCGACGACGCCGCGGGCGAGGCCTACGACAAGGCCGCGCGGGTGATGGGGCTCCCCTACCCCGGCGGGCCGGAGATCGACCGTCTGGCTCGGGATGGGAATCCCCACGCCTTCGATCTTCCCGTCCCGCTCAGGAACACGAAGGAGATCGAGTTCAGCTTCAGCGGGCTGAAGACGGCCCTGCTGTGGCAGGTAAAGCGGCTGGAGGCGGAGGGTCGGGAGCCGCCCCTCCCCGACCTCTGCGCCTCCTTTCGCCGCGCGGTGACGGACGCCCTGATCTCCAAGGTGAGCCTGGCCGTCCGACGGACGGGCATCCGACGCGTCGCCGTGTCGGGTGGGGTCGCCGCCAACAGCGCCCTGCGCGCGGCGATGACGGGCTCGCGGGAAGCACGGCAATGGACCGCCTGGCTCCCCAAGCCCAGCCGGTGCACGGACAACGCCGTGATGATCGCGGCGGCGGGACGGAGCGCCTGGGACCGCGGCGTCCGCAGCCCCTCCGACCTCACCCCCGACCCGTCGCTGGCGCTCGGGGAAACGGCCGCTCAGGGGCTCCATCGGACGGATTCACCGACCTCCCGCACCTCCGAAGCAAAGACGGCGCTGCGGGGGAGGCAGCGGGAACGCTCGAAGGAGGCCGGGAGTTGA
- a CDS encoding YbaK/EbsC family protein: MLESQEAERAVSKVRSALDEVGAEDIAITMTEATIFTVEDAAGTLGVPPGEILKSLVFLVDGTPCLVLMSGVNRVDARAVARALGGKRSRMASPDFVFEHFGFRVGGVPPLGYPERLPALLDEDLFRYPVVWAAAGTDHAFFPVAPERLLAMTGGTRTVLRKEPAER; the protein is encoded by the coding sequence ATGTTGGAATCGCAGGAGGCCGAACGGGCCGTGTCGAAGGTCCGGTCCGCCCTGGACGAGGTCGGAGCTGAGGATATCGCGATCACGATGACCGAGGCCACGATTTTTACGGTGGAGGATGCCGCCGGAACCCTGGGTGTTCCGCCCGGTGAGATCCTCAAGAGCCTGGTGTTTCTGGTGGACGGGACCCCCTGTCTGGTCCTGATGAGCGGGGTCAACAGGGTGGATGCGCGGGCGGTCGCCAGGGCCCTTGGCGGGAAGAGGTCCCGAATGGCCTCCCCCGATTTCGTGTTCGAACATTTCGGCTTTCGGGTGGGCGGCGTTCCGCCCCTGGGATACCCCGAGCGGCTTCCGGCCCTGCTCGACGAGGACCTGTTCCGCTATCCCGTCGTCTGGGCCGCCGCGGGGACGGACCACGCCTTCTTCCCCGTCGCCCCCGAGCGTCTGCTTGCCATGACCGGCGGGACGAGGACCGTGCTCAGAAAGGAGCCCGCGGAACGGTGA
- a CDS encoding translation initiation factor encodes MSTKKTRDEASRRRAVITAEDGPLGLSLGELMGHPPQRPDPADTADAAAPAPTAPPPKFSRVVLQRTRAGRGGKWVTRVLPTPAPTEAQLEALARELRRALGTGAHTEEGALVVQGDIADRIEEWFRKRGVSRIIR; translated from the coding sequence TTGAGCACGAAAAAGACGAGGGACGAAGCCTCGAGACGCCGCGCCGTCATCACGGCGGAGGACGGCCCGCTCGGCTTGTCGCTGGGGGAGCTTATGGGACACCCGCCGCAGCGCCCCGACCCGGCCGATACCGCCGATGCCGCGGCCCCGGCCCCGACGGCCCCGCCTCCCAAATTCTCCCGCGTCGTCCTCCAGAGGACGCGGGCGGGCCGCGGCGGCAAGTGGGTGACGCGCGTCCTGCCCACACCCGCGCCGACGGAGGCACAGCTCGAGGCGCTGGCACGGGAGCTGCGCAGGGCGCTGGGCACCGGCGCCCATACGGAGGAGGGCGCGCTCGTGGTCCAGGGGGACATCGCGGACCGCATCGAAGAATGGTTCCGGAAGCGTGGCGTCTCCAGGATCATCCGTTGA
- a CDS encoding replication-associated recombination protein A has translation MREFEVPLAERMRPRTLDEYCGQRHLMGLGAPLRTLIEAGRVPSCILYGPPGVGKTTLVRLIAGRTERSLLEINAVTAKVAELRDLVEEAKRLKAMSGGTSAVAFVDELYHFNSSQQNVLLPSVERGDLILIGTTTENPRYEINKTLLSRMIVFDLHPLEADDLLPLLRRALKDGERGLGGLELDASDAVLRSLALSSGGDVRQALTRLEAAAAFAAASGGTELTEGHVEQVAGSAHIRFDRSGDDHYAIASALIKSIRGSDPDAALYWLSRLLKGGEDIRFICRRILISAAEDIGLADPAALQIAAAASYAADMTGLPEARIILSEAVIYLAAAPKSNSAYLAVDRAMRAIEKGELQPVPYHLRPDGSGYLYPHDDPRHWLPQKYLEVPRRFYHPGSLGYEERIASRLRRLWRRFSEPPESPGGSGSAGPMP, from the coding sequence ATGAGGGAGTTTGAAGTCCCCCTGGCCGAGCGCATGAGGCCCCGGACGCTCGACGAATACTGCGGGCAGAGGCATCTGATGGGGCTGGGCGCGCCGCTGCGGACGCTCATCGAGGCGGGGCGGGTACCCAGCTGCATCCTCTACGGGCCCCCGGGCGTCGGCAAGACCACCCTCGTGCGCCTGATCGCCGGGCGTACCGAGCGCAGTCTCCTGGAGATCAACGCCGTCACCGCGAAGGTCGCGGAGCTGAGGGACCTGGTGGAGGAGGCCAAGCGCCTCAAGGCCATGAGCGGGGGAACCTCCGCAGTCGCGTTCGTGGACGAGCTTTACCACTTCAACAGCTCTCAGCAGAACGTGCTTTTGCCCTCCGTGGAGAGAGGGGACCTGATCCTGATCGGGACAACGACGGAGAACCCCCGCTACGAGATCAACAAGACCCTGCTCTCCCGGATGATCGTGTTCGATCTCCATCCCTTGGAGGCGGACGATCTGCTGCCCCTGCTGCGCCGGGCCCTGAAGGACGGGGAACGCGGCCTTGGGGGGTTGGAGCTCGACGCGTCGGATGCAGTCCTCCGATCCCTCGCGCTCTCGTCGGGGGGAGACGTCCGTCAGGCCCTGACCCGTCTCGAGGCCGCCGCGGCCTTCGCAGCAGCCTCGGGGGGGACCGAGCTGACGGAGGGGCACGTCGAACAGGTCGCCGGGAGCGCACACATCCGCTTCGACCGGTCGGGCGACGACCACTACGCCATCGCCTCGGCCCTGATCAAGAGCATCCGGGGCTCGGACCCCGACGCCGCGCTCTACTGGCTCTCCCGTCTGCTCAAGGGGGGTGAGGACATCCGCTTCATCTGCCGCCGCATCCTGATATCGGCAGCGGAGGACATCGGGCTGGCGGACCCGGCCGCCCTTCAGATCGCGGCCGCGGCCTCCTACGCCGCCGACATGACGGGCCTTCCGGAGGCCCGCATCATCCTCTCCGAGGCCGTCATCTACCTGGCGGCAGCCCCGAAGAGCAACAGCGCCTACCTCGCCGTCGACAGGGCCATGAGGGCCATTGAGAAGGGGGAACTCCAACCCGTCCCCTACCACCTCAGGCCCGACGGCAGCGGCTACCTCTACCCCCACGACGATCCGCGCCACTGGCTGCCCCAAAAGTATCTGGAGGTTCCGCGGAGGTTCTACCACCCGGGGTCCCTGGGCTATGAGGAACGGATCGCCTCGCGGCTGCGCCGGCTGTGGCGGCGCTTTTCCGAGCCCCCCGAGTCCCCGGGCGGTTCCGGTTCCGCCGGGCCTATGCCGTAA
- the rsmA gene encoding 16S rRNA (adenine(1518)-N(6)/adenine(1519)-N(6))-dimethyltransferase RsmA — protein MSRLPGKGAEGFRTLRRYGQNFLVDRGVLEDIVRRAAIGEEDVVLEIGPGQGVLTRALLERGCAHLHAVELDERLRPYLEGLASREPRLSLYWGDALRMDCGALSPFPRKAVANIPYNITTPLIWSLLRLGARGLRHHLYMVQKEAADRLTASADTKERYPLGVALEVMGAVERVRRVPPSCFRPRPRVDSEVIEIVLSRNFHLMEDGLWSGLLHRAFAQRRKTLFNNLKGFEGLEDWEGRLREAGIDPRSRAEDLEGDAWLSLYGTLRTRLGGMAVRPPEMPEGPPCGR, from the coding sequence GTGAGCCGTCTGCCGGGGAAGGGCGCGGAGGGGTTTCGGACCCTGCGCCGCTACGGACAGAACTTTCTGGTGGATCGTGGGGTGCTGGAGGATATCGTCCGCCGCGCCGCGATAGGGGAGGAGGATGTCGTCCTGGAGATCGGCCCCGGCCAGGGGGTCCTGACCCGCGCCCTCCTGGAGCGCGGCTGCGCGCATCTCCATGCCGTGGAGCTCGACGAGCGGCTCAGGCCGTATCTGGAGGGGCTGGCCTCTCGGGAGCCGCGGCTGTCCCTCTACTGGGGCGACGCCCTGCGCATGGACTGCGGGGCCCTCTCCCCATTCCCCCGAAAGGCGGTCGCGAACATCCCCTACAACATCACGACCCCCCTGATCTGGTCCCTGCTGCGCCTTGGGGCGCGGGGGCTCCGGCATCATCTGTACATGGTCCAGAAGGAGGCGGCGGACCGCCTTACGGCGTCGGCGGACACGAAGGAACGCTACCCTCTGGGGGTGGCCCTGGAGGTGATGGGGGCGGTCGAACGGGTGCGCCGGGTCCCGCCCTCCTGTTTTCGCCCCAGGCCGAGGGTGGACTCCGAGGTGATCGAGATCGTGCTCTCCCGGAACTTTCACCTGATGGAGGACGGGCTGTGGAGCGGCCTGCTCCACAGGGCCTTCGCCCAGAGGCGGAAGACGCTTTTCAACAACCTCAAGGGCTTCGAGGGCCTCGAGGATTGGGAAGGGCGCCTGAGGGAGGCGGGCATCGACCCGCGGAGCCGGGCCGAGGACCTGGAGGGCGATGCCTGGCTGTCCCTCTACGGGACCCTCCGGACGCGCCTCGGCGGAATGGCCGTGCGTCCTCCGGAGATGCCTGAGGGGCCCCCGTGTGGCCGATAA
- a CDS encoding AraC family transcriptional regulator, protein MKDNLSEKVARPWVPFREFIGNNPYLGFFRTNNLTVIVSRRPVCMLPNSYRHESVQFFIALSPVRGGTRDGHPIFVPGGSIYPVNGSQSHAVTEPIPNVSFISLYFRYPFFQKMCRTLRGSPDTVFKNELIPYDAELKALMHAFFVEYGGGRRGSPGIGSGVMVDSIVTQLAVCLIRRLHFTASGAEQRVPGDAELDRAVEHLSERSDPCPLSEVSQIVHVNKFTALRKFRAHTGMTPRQFQMLIRIHRAMDILKDPQCTIAEAGKLCGFPNPSHFARVFRQKTGLSPTEYRRKSLGEASRTSGFSS, encoded by the coding sequence ATGAAGGACAACCTCTCCGAGAAGGTCGCCCGCCCTTGGGTGCCGTTCCGTGAGTTCATCGGAAACAACCCCTACCTGGGGTTCTTCAGGACGAACAACCTGACCGTGATCGTGAGCCGCAGGCCGGTCTGCATGCTGCCCAACAGCTACCGCCACGAGAGCGTGCAGTTCTTCATCGCCCTCTCCCCGGTCCGGGGCGGGACGCGGGACGGACACCCCATCTTCGTCCCGGGCGGCTCCATCTACCCCGTCAACGGCAGTCAGTCCCACGCGGTGACCGAGCCGATCCCCAACGTCTCCTTCATCAGCCTCTACTTCCGCTATCCCTTCTTCCAGAAGATGTGCCGTACCCTGCGCGGTAGTCCCGACACGGTTTTCAAGAACGAGCTGATCCCCTACGACGCCGAGCTCAAGGCCCTGATGCACGCATTCTTCGTCGAGTACGGAGGGGGCAGAAGGGGCAGCCCCGGCATCGGATCCGGAGTGATGGTCGACAGCATCGTCACGCAGCTTGCCGTCTGCCTCATTCGCAGGCTCCATTTCACCGCGTCGGGCGCGGAGCAGCGCGTCCCGGGCGACGCGGAGCTGGATCGGGCCGTCGAGCACCTGAGCGAACGCAGTGACCCCTGCCCCCTTTCGGAGGTCTCCCAAATCGTCCATGTCAACAAGTTTACCGCCCTGCGCAAGTTCCGCGCTCACACGGGCATGACGCCCCGCCAGTTCCAGATGCTGATCCGCATCCACCGCGCGATGGACATCCTGAAGGACCCCCAATGCACCATCGCCGAGGCGGGGAAGCTCTGTGGATTTCCCAATCCCAGCCACTTCGCGCGCGTGTTCCGCCAGAAAACCGGGCTCTCTCCCACCGAATACCGTCGAAAATCCCTCGGCGAAGCGTCCCGGACCTCCGGATTTTCCTCCTAA
- a CDS encoding AAA family ATPase translates to MNFRVTDLGQFADVSVDFGDLTLLVGAQGTGKSIFLQLFKLSQDQDYVKNTMNQFGQDWDKRDRSTLMEAYFGEGMRHMWHDESHILRDGKDAAPSPRLPKPGKGCLETVYYIPAQRVLTMLTGWPQPYRSYTPRDPFVVKNFSERIRLYLEGLKERENLFPITKKMKEPIRTVLDSSIFHGASVSRSAARGQKEVRLNVDGDRNRAISYMAWSTGQREFLPLLLGCYELLPAGRITRHREIEWVVLEEPEMGLHPMGTFAVMTLILDLLSRGYKVVVTTHSSHVLDIVWAIEAIKRQRIHEKQRIGLLAQLLDLPDNGTGIPDMLGKALQLESRTHCFYYEEGRVRSKDISSLDPGDENEIVSGWGGLAAYSGRVTDTVAEAVRSVSDV, encoded by the coding sequence ATGAATTTCAGAGTGACAGACCTCGGCCAGTTTGCGGATGTCTCCGTCGATTTCGGCGACCTCACGCTTTTGGTGGGGGCCCAAGGGACGGGCAAAAGCATTTTCCTGCAGCTTTTCAAGCTCTCTCAGGATCAGGATTATGTGAAAAACACCATGAATCAGTTTGGGCAGGACTGGGACAAGCGGGACAGGTCCACGCTGATGGAGGCGTACTTTGGGGAGGGGATGCGCCATATGTGGCATGACGAAAGCCACATCCTCCGCGACGGCAAAGACGCAGCCCCGTCCCCGAGGTTGCCCAAACCAGGAAAAGGCTGCCTTGAGACGGTCTATTACATCCCCGCCCAAAGGGTTCTGACGATGCTCACGGGCTGGCCGCAGCCCTACCGAAGCTATACCCCGAGGGATCCCTTCGTGGTAAAAAACTTCAGTGAGCGTATCCGCCTGTACCTGGAGGGATTGAAGGAGAGGGAAAACCTGTTTCCCATCACAAAGAAAATGAAAGAACCGATCAGGACTGTTCTCGATTCCTCCATTTTTCACGGAGCGTCCGTTTCGCGCAGCGCGGCACGCGGGCAAAAGGAAGTGCGCTTGAATGTGGACGGGGATAGGAATCGGGCGATCTCGTACATGGCCTGGTCCACGGGACAAAGAGAGTTTTTGCCTCTGCTGCTTGGCTGCTACGAGCTGCTGCCGGCAGGCAGAATCACAAGACATCGAGAGATTGAATGGGTTGTCCTGGAAGAACCCGAAATGGGACTTCATCCCATGGGGACGTTCGCAGTCATGACCTTGATCCTGGACCTTCTGAGTCGAGGATACAAAGTGGTGGTTACGACCCATTCCTCACATGTCCTGGATATCGTCTGGGCGATTGAGGCTATCAAGCGGCAAAGAATCCATGAAAAACAGAGGATCGGACTGCTCGCGCAGCTGCTCGACCTTCCTGACAACGGCACTGGAATACCCGACATGCTCGGTAAGGCGCTGCAGCTCGAATCCAGGACTCACTGTTTTTATTACGAAGAAGGCCGAGTTCGGTCCAAAGACATCTCATCCCTCGACCCCGGCGACGAGAATGAAATCGTCTCCGGATGGGGTGGGCTGGCGGCCTACAGCGGACGAGTGACGGACACGGTCGCCGAAGCCGTAAGGAGCGTCTCGGATGTCTGA